acAATGGATCAATTTActcttaaaattttagtttaaagcCCAAAACTGGGACTTCTGAACATAAATACTAgtatgttatgtattaaaaagatagagacaacacatgtgggTATAAAGTCTTTTTAATTGCTGGAAATTCAattcaaacaaaacaaattattgatgatgtggttgtattttaattaattacctattctCATATTAGAGTcttatgtaaatacaaataacaaattttgaactaattagtttttttatttaatacattttctgaaCTTTTTTGaacagaatattaataaattacattggtACATAAGACTGTTAAAATTGTaagcacatttttatattagtaaccAGTAGTAGCTATTCTTTGATCTGTGTGTTGCTGTAGaaacacatacaatttttagtaaGTGTATGAATGGTTAGATCTTaagtgattaataattatttatcatacaataaCTCATTatagtgttaaataatttttaaaaaaatgtaatgattataatgaGTAAGTTTGTTATAAACTAGCTGATCCTGTATTAAGTGTGAGCCCctcattgaaatttaaaaaattggatTCAATGTGCACATTCTCAACCATAGGATTACCTGTATgctaaatttcaaaactatataTGTGATAAACTTTGGCCATgaatcatttacatttatacacaaatattgaatataaatagtacaaaaagagtcaaaatatttcatgtctagttattactaataagaatattagtgccaataatagtgtatttattaagttcttgccacattaatatttataatttgattaaaaacaccttgttaaaattagtatatagttaaacttgggtatgtaaatatttgaatggtTTAATTTCTaactaatatttctaataatatgtttacatttaacattactaaataaatatatattttaaactttcacaattattatactgtgaataaatttattctttaacTTATTTCTTCAATCAGTCGACAATGTTGTTGTTCcttcgatttatttattagaaaaaaataattctcaacaatatatcataaacaaaaaacaagtttttacaAATCCTAATGATATTCAACTGGATTTAAAACTGCAATTGTTGAATGCTATTCAATGTATTATGAAAGATATTTCTggtttgtgtaatattttatattatattttgctaaattttatttcaaattaacagATTTAATCATTGAATTATAGACACAATCAATGTTGATGACAGTAAacagaaatatttacaatatttgactGATATTACTAACAAGGTAacctaacaaaaaaatatttactatattaaaattaatattttttttttttttgtaatttaaatttcttattgttTATGATAGGGGTTTTCAAtcctttttgatttatttaacctTTAATCACTAGAATCAAACACTGCGTCACCTTAACatcaaaataacaaacaatcttaactgtatatttttaaattattcttttattcaaaataaaaaaattaatatagcatgcagaaaaataataagcataCACTATATTTAAGTTGCTGTGTTCAATAAATGTTaacactttaaattttaaattggtaaatatacaaaacaagagcaaaaataataatgatttatataaaatgggaGATATCCCATCACCTCTAAGGTTAATCCATGTTACCTCAGTTGTAAACCACTGGTCTATGAGTCatctaatagatattattctaatttttagtataaaattgtataccatTTTCTATATACAattcaagtttatttattgttatgtaatttgaaataatttaataaagtaattagacaaaaatttaatttgatcacCTGGTGGTTGTATTGTTACTGTTGCCAGCCCACTTCTCCTGTAAATATGTCACAGAGAAAAGTTATCCATGTCAAGCATTCCTCATGTTTTAGTTTAGATTATGCAACTTTAATagcttcaaattttattttgtatttcagtTGCGTGTCTTTGATAGTCCTAATATAAATTCTGGTGTCAAAAAAGTTGCagaagaaattaaaaagtaatttctaTCCTTATAGcaattacaaaattgttatattttatttatactactatattatctaaacattattatttatagataggcagtagatattaataaaaatttaataaaaatctcaatattttaatatttatttgaaaatttgtgaatatatattctgattctataaattattcttaatttttttttttttaacaaactgCCTATACGCTTTTAAACTtgggtataggtatattttatagcttatGTAGtgtatataacttttatatctaTACGACTATATGCCATAATGTTTAGAAAATATcttggatatattatttaaatatttcaaaccaaattttttagtattatcacTTCTTCATTAAAGCTTATGAAAAAGTGatttgtgtgtattatatttatgcaaatgtattgaaatgtttaaattattatagatctaATGgtactacaaaaattaaattcaaagttCCATGTAAAGATGCTACAATAGTCAAAGAATTTCAAACAAGTTCTTTATTCAGAGATATcgcattttatatagtaaataaagtaaatctaACAAGAAGGTAAGAAAATTTTCCtgattgattgatttttttttttaaagttttattgaactttatatagtaaaacattcattttcagacgtataaaatttatagctCATCGACAATTTAATGATGAAGATTTTGACCAAACATTAGATGCATTAAATTTGTGTCCATCATCaactatttatgtacatatagataaggtaaatatgaaaattaataactttttattatttttatattggatTGCAGAAAGaattattcaacatttaaatatttaatgaatcatTAGACAActgataattactaaaatatgatttcattgcacattaaattgtattgaactataaattaatcagtTTTATATGCAACTCtatctaaattgtattgttaactTGTTTTGTATGATTTATGATGTTAATTTAGGAAGAATCAAATCAGTGGCTGTACTCCATACTCAATTATCAATCTTGGCTTGGAAATGTACTTCATTTTACCATTATCAAcccgtttaattttattcagcaTTTTTTAATGAGTTTTGTGAGACCATCGCCACCTGTTGAAGCGCCAAGAAcgattaattatcattttaaaaataaaaagcaaaCTGTCAAGtaagacaataaattataaataattataatgaaatttgtttagacttctttataaaatctttaactGCTTAAATCGTATAGTTATCTATTCAAttgattcaataatttatataaacatgataaattcatatttcatattaacatatactaaactaattgatttaaattgacGATATGGTTTTGGCCATTCACATAATTGACACAGATGTATACTAGTAGCCTTCAACAgttaaaaacgtcaataatcTTTATTCAGATAGTCTTTAAACTACACAAAAGCTGTTTTCCAACAAGTCTTAAATGAAAAcagtttagtattaatttcCTCAAATAactagttgaaaaaaaatgttgttaaatttgaatttggacattgttttatgtatatatttagtgaTCTCAAGTATTAAAACAACAATCAATagccttaaatataatatataccatgtGTCGCAAAAAcagagttttataataatatagttttaatataatacacacaaatCACTTTTTCATAAGCTTTAATGAAGAAGTGTTAATATACTACAAAATTTGCtttgaagtatttaaataatatatccaagatattttctaaatattatggcATATAGTCGTATAGATATAAAAGATATATACACTACataagctataaaatatacctatacccaAGTTTAAAGCGTTTAAGCAGTTtgctaaaaaaacaaattaaaaataatttatagaatcagaatatattttcacaaattttcaaataaatattaaaatattgagccaaatataacttttaaaaattcttgggCAATTCAGGCATTAAGAGTCGTTATTTCATCTTGTTGATAATGACTGTTTCTATGTGTAatcaagaataaattattaagaagtAATCGCAAATCATTACCCATCTAAGTGTTTTTTCCCCATTGAGTTGTCACAAAAATAGAGCCACAATAATTTTCCATCAATCTTATTCAACTCTACCTATCTTATTTGTGTTTGTATCCCAATAATATGCAGtacaacattttcattttgcgaataatgattattctgcttatttaatatttcattgtaataaaatatgattaataaataatggacCTTTCTTTAACGTCACTTTAAACcaagaaataaaatgtatcttatTTCTGGATCTGTTATGCGTAAATGTTGAATAAAGTCaggtttataacttataaggttgtaatttcttttgttttttaaaatcgttaaaactcatttttcaatacattaaaatttatcagaCAAACTTGGACAAACATAAACTaataccaaaattattattatatataaaaataaatttttctttttacatggtatatttttgttatttattagctACTGCCTTCTATTTAATTCTATATGAAAAGTAACCACTAAGTAGTAAAAGAATTTTTAGGAGGCAACTAGTATATACTAATCTTTACGTTTATGACAAGTATGAGAGGcagtttgtatatttatgaagAAAACTAGTATGTTACAATTTACACCAATTAAAtgctaattatattgttaaatgtattattttaattaaaggttttttttttttttgtagaaagTCAAAATACAAATCAGTTTCAAACATCCATACATTGAATACTAAGAACTCTGATGATGATGAAAACAATACATACAATGGAAACTCTACACAACAATTATAACTTTAGTGTCTTATaaacttaaacaatttatgtttgtaaaaaccattgtattttattttttgactattTATTGTAGtagtttatttacttttatgattaaacataattagttCTTGAtcacaaaatcaaaattatattattaatatcattgtacAATAGTATGATTAAgtgtaatttttcaatttattattttattttattaaaatatcacggGTAACAcccaattcaaaatataatacattaaaggGATAGAAGTTAAATGACAAATGATCatgagtaatattaaaaatagaaataatataataacagaaataattgtaccaacaatttaaaataaataaagttacttgattaattaataatatatttgttgcaataattttgtattatttttgttaaaaatattgctaaCATAGTCTTAACATATTGACACatatcaatgtattattaacttacCCATGGGCGTAGCGTGGGTGGAGCAGGGGGGCAAGTGCCCTCCCTTGCACtccaaactaaattatatttcttataccACATATTGTAATGTAACAGAAAATTCTAAACAGGTTTTCCGAAGTCTCTAAACGATTgtcattgtaataatttaaaaataatattaataataaatacttcgaaaaaaaattgagttttaatgatttaaatttggcTATGCCACTGCCCCCCTCCCCTCTTTATTGAAATTCTAGTTACGCCCATGAATTTACCTGATATAGTGGTATATAAACTAGTGACATCTAATGAGTAATGATAACATCAACTGACTAAAGTAttcaagtaaaaatgtttttattttacaaaacttaagtttcataataaaaatgcagtattgtaataaaaaaaaatacagaagtataatttaattaaattataagtgtttGTAGACGCTAAGTTATCACAATatcaattgttaatttaataaaagtataaaatataattgttataatgttattatggtacaaaaataaattaataaaagtataataagattcagaaatataaatttctatacaactatttaaaaaaaaatctagatattaaatcatagtcattatttaaaaaaaaaactgaaaatatactatagtaaaaatagtatgtCAACAATTAAGTCAAATCAGCTGGTCGCAGTTGGCGTTCGCCATCAGCTAAAAACACAAGCATGGCACGGTACAAAAGATGGCAGCCTAGTTTACATCGATCACTATTCAACCATCGAGTTGTGTTATCGTAGTATGTGCCACGCTTCTCATTTGTAAGTTTCTCCAATCCAATAGCATCAATCATAGCTGCCTCTCGAATATGTGCTTCTTTTAACATCAAATGATGGAATGCTTGTACACAAACCACTCCTAATTTTTCCTTCCATAGGctcaaaatatattctgtctattttaatttaaaattcaatatataattatatttaatatacaatttttaataatgtttataatgttacatACTTTGCGGCTTTTAtcttgatttttgttttcgaCCCAAAATTTAAACGCTTCATTCATATGATCGTTGGGTCTAGACTTTGTGCCTTTaccaatgtaaaatattgatttaataaatgtctGCCATATTTCAATAGGATTATTCATTTGATCAGCTCGAGCAGGTAGATTGTTTGTAATACGTggatctaataataaatatgtaaatgaaGAACCACTCTTAGCGCAAACAATGGTATCTTCCAGAACACTCCaactttttatagtttttttccaTGAATCATACTTATCATAAGTTAAAACTTTAGTCAACTGCATACTATATGAACcttccaaaaaataaaagaataagtaatacatatgtataaatgtattaataagcaatgacaattaaaaatataccagatgaattattaataggcTCATCATCATGCTCCTGTTCTGTTTGCCTatgtaatatttgattaagttTTCTTACATAAACTCGTTTTGTACTAGGTACTATTGGTCCTGGAGGATGGCCGTACTCCCTAAGACTTTCACGGACATAATCTGTATCATAATctgaaatttcaattaaactgCTGCTGCACTCATCTAGGcaaaacagtaaaattatcatcaaaaaataatatctaacatAGACTTTaaccaaataacaaaatattataaagtcaaaacaatatttataaatcatacctaaagagttaataatatttgaaacttCTAGATTATTTAATCCAGCTGATGTTTTGGAAAttgaattactaaaaaaaaaattattaattgataaaatataaaattaacaatataaaatgtgttgtaaaaaaacattactacaaatatatttctaaagtagaaataagtattattttaaagtaaaaacaaaagaaatattgaatttatcataaattttcttaaaaatagtcacaataaaggtaataaaatatattaattattatctttaaagatttttttaaattaactcatggaaacattaaaataatttataataattagagctATGAATGTAATTACACAACCtttgaaaatgattaaataatactattaatcaaaaacatacaatgtataatatactaatacatgaatatgtttacataaaagtttcaagttccaatgattaatatttttgaattacaacaaaataacaagcaccattattctttgtttaaaataaattttgtcaaattagacaaattttaaatgtgtataaaaaaaattgtacttatgTTTTCTAGATATTTTGGGtttcagtaaaaattaattaatagctGTGAGTAACTCATCATTGTAAgaccaatatatttattactttgttAGAATTGTTAGTCCCTAATTCGAACTTTATGTTAAAGAAGccagatttttataataagtttaaaaaaaaagtgcgaTGTGCTCTACAAAATCATAGctctaaaagtaataatagataataaatatagtaccttattgaattataaatacttgtcATTGATAAGCTTTTTGTAACATCTTCCAATTCAATGTCAGTATTACAAGTAACATTATTAAGAACTAGTCGTTCAGAATTTGTATCTGGacatgtataaaaatcatcAGAACTCAAACAACTAGATAATCCAGATATATCTGACATCAAGTCGCTGTCACTAAAAGATGAACTTTCTATCtggctaaaaatatttttttcttctaattcAACCTCATCAAGTTCAAATAATTCAGAATCGCTAAGTAAATTACTAGATGGAAAACTAATGTTTTCTATGCTTTCAAATTCATCTGATACGTATTTGATTGAACTCAACATGGATCcgtcataatacatttttgatggaatgctatttttgtgtaatcgaGTAAAATGATGGTCtgatgaaacatttttatttaaaatatcgtcaAAAGAATAAGCTGTTGAAGTTAATATGCATtcgtcgatattattatttttttgactaaCTGAATCAAATGTTGTCGATTTGGAAATGCTATCTAGACTTTCACCACTATTAAGATATCCACTGCTTGTATGTAGTCCATTAGACTTATCAAATGTTGATTCGGCACCAATCGATGTTTCAGTATTCTGTGCTTTTGTAGGATtacaattttctttaatatgttttgattGCATTATATTGGAGATTTGTTTCTTTAAATTACCTAAGgaaaaaaacatgattttaataataatattgtcatgatTTTCCGTATAAAAACATAGGAATGGACACTTTTtaatacaacaattaatattaaacatcataaaatgtggtcttaattatttataactatttaatctCATAAGCTATGCAAAACccatattttgtacttactCGTGTAGTTTGAACGTTTCATATAAGATTGGAGAGTTGCAAGTGATTCCCATGCACTAAATTTCACagcataattaaatacattgagATTGTCTTCATCTTTTATGTACGGATTGGGTATAATGTAAGGACTTTTGAGCAAAATTCCAACAACCTGTGAACGATTCCATGCAACAGCAATATGAAGAACTGTGCGATTTCCTTCACAAAGTACATTAGGATCACCAccattgtgtaaaaataatgaggTCGCTACTTTTCCGAATGCCAAGTTTTCATGCCCTGCAGCTAAATGAAATGCTGTCATCCCTTCTTCCGGAATCAGGATATTAGGACTGGCTTTATTCTGAGATAACAAAGTATTGACTTGCCTaaacaagaataataatttaaatgataaacacCACATTCCACAAATATGTACATAGAAGTCTGTAGTTGAACAGtttattcagttaatataaactaaatgttGCACAATCAAAGGTCTACGCAATTTGACAATAGAGATgttgatataatacaatttaattacatacacacattagtcaaattcaaatttttcaaaagaatcttattatttttaaacaaacagtACATACTGAATATTACAATCCTCGACTGCATCATATAGTGCTCGAGCCAAATACAAAGTTCTCCATTCGTCGTTCATTATGGCTTTCGCCATCGTTGTAGCAAGTTGATTAATAgaatgacaattattatttcacttgTTTCAAACCACATCCAGTTCCCGTACAAATACGATTTCTGTGAAATACCGTGTCCCGgacatttgaaataatatttacgaacacacacataaatatatatatacccacGGGACGATAGATAATGCCGACAACCGGTAATTACCGTTTTGTTTCAAACTCGGAGATCAAAGTTTATTCAAATCATCGTTACGATTAagcgataaatattaatgaaaaaaaaaaaaagtacgcgATCGCGTACTAACTGCGCGTCCCGGAACGAGAATCTCGTCATCACTTTATCAGTTATCACAGAAAGtttgtatttactgtttaCGTTTTACGTCTATCGTACATAATATCTGTGCTATCGCGAGTTGGCACGGTGCTATCATAATACCcataacatttaaatcattaatccATTACGGTAGGTAAGTTGTCGAAGGCTCGGTGAATATAATTGTGCAGAAcgattgaattatattatagtaattatatagttcAATCTTCAGATGTTAGGGttataatgtatgattttcataatgatattatgattaaatagaaatttttttgtttttacttaatattaattgtattacctatctaatatatattttttaatggttgatttaataaaacaatattaatatagatacaatgataccttgCATAGATAATGCTGCTGTCAATAGTACTAAAAAGAACCgtggataatatttttcaatacagtGAGCGCAATGAAAAAGtctatttttcattaagaattgtattttaagatCGAGAAAATACTTAAAGTAGGTGTACACCAATTTggtcacattttaaaataagtttttcttaaaaaaaaaagtaggaaaattgtattttcaatttaatttttcttatctgTTAAGTACCTATTCCGTATTGAAGTTACATTATTCATGTGTTTATCAATGTATAGCGTTATAAAATACTCGAGTACAGTTAGTACACGCcgtgtaggtattttaaaataataaataaatagcttaCTATACTTACCAATATATGTAAggtgtttaaatttttctatctactattatgttattgttatattacttaGGTAGGTATCTAATCGtttaagaacattttaatagttaaataactttttttatgaacttaaaattgtttacttcTGAAGTAAAATATGTGGATATGGTAGTGTGTTTAAtactatgtaggtataatgatatattccatactaaaaattttacaagTATCTATATTAGGTGGGGTATTTCAAGGTATAacagataaataaatgtatttctaaaACCTGTTATAGGTCAAACAAGAAACTTAAACTTTCCTATAAGCCAAACATTACTTAGTGTTCTAGTCCATTACTcactatactattaaaaaaccaacatTAGTAtctgctataataatataaataatataatatgtctttataaatatattttttattataataactcatttatttactatgattAAGTAATCACATCCCATATCTGCACAggtattattatgacttatgagccATAAGTAATCACACTTCATAGatacactttattttaatctaagtTAGG
This genomic stretch from Rhopalosiphum maidis isolate BTI-1 chromosome 3, ASM367621v3, whole genome shotgun sequence harbors:
- the LOC113559415 gene encoding UBX domain-containing protein 4-like, producing MSLLKWYEGDSKAALQQMMDRNCALLMYIGNGNDDLIKIFDDTNIIQSLNNELILCYKMDPLSPSFKNFKAIFDNVVVPSIYLLEKNNSQQYIINKKQVFTNPNDIQLDLKLQLLNAIQCIMKDISDTINVDDSKQKYLQYLTDITNKLRVFDSPNINSGVKKVAEEIKKSNGTTKIKFKVPCKDATIVKEFQTSSLFRDIAFYIVNKVNLTRRRIKFIAHRQFNDEDFDQTLDALNLCPSSTIYVHIDKEESNQWLYSILNYQSWLGNVLHFTIINPFNFIQHFLMSFVRPSPPVEAPRTINYHFKNKKQTVKKSKYKSVSNIHTLNTKNSDDDENNTYNGNSTQQL
- the LOC113559414 gene encoding uncharacterized protein LOC113559414; amino-acid sequence: MAKAIMNDEWRTLYLARALYDAVEDCNIQQVNTLLSQNKASPNILIPEEGMTAFHLAAGHENLAFGKVATSLFLHNGGDPNVLCEGNRTVLHIAVAWNRSQVVGILLKSPYIIPNPYIKDEDNLNVFNYAVKFSAWESLATLQSYMKRSNYTSNLKKQISNIMQSKHIKENCNPTKAQNTETSIGAESTFDKSNGLHTSSGYLNSGESLDSISKSTTFDSVSQKNNNIDECILTSTAYSFDDILNKNVSSDHHFTRLHKNSIPSKMYYDGSMLSSIKYVSDEFESIENISFPSSNLLSDSELFELDEVELEEKNIFSQIESSSFSDSDLMSDISGLSSCLSSDDFYTCPDTNSERLVLNNVTCNTDIELEDVTKSLSMTSIYNSISNSISKTSAGLNNLEVSNIINSLDECSSSLIEISDYDTDYVRESLREYGHPPGPIVPSTKRVYVRKLNQILHRQTEQEHDDEPINNSSGSYSMQLTKVLTYDKYDSWKKTIKSWSVLEDTIVCAKSGSSFTYLLLDPRITNNLPARADQMNNPIEIWQTFIKSIFYIGKGTKSRPNDHMNEAFKFWVENKNQDKSRKTEYILSLWKEKLGVVCVQAFHHLMLKEAHIREAAMIDAIGLEKLTNEKRGTYYDNTTRWLNSDRCKLGCHLLYRAMLVFLADGERQLRPADLT